The Arachis ipaensis cultivar K30076 chromosome B05, Araip1.1, whole genome shotgun sequence nucleotide sequence AACATTaaaattcaatctcttttccataTCAACTTCTCCTGGAAAGCTTTCATCAAACTCAACCCACCATTGACAAACTCTTAGTGTGTTTGCGGTCGAATCCATTCGACCCAAGCCAACATTATTCATGTGATCTCTTTTAGATTGTATCAACTCAACCTCCAGCCAACTGGATTCGGTGCAATCCCATATATGATTGATATAATTAGTGATTTCCTGGTAGTGAATTCAAATTGCATTGAGCTCCGTGTAATTTAATCATGCTGTTATGATAATATGGAGAAACCATTACATACTCTTAAAAGACACAAATTTATTATTTGTATTCACTTGGTGTTGgatcattttatttaattttaattcttgtaGAGTCTACAAATCATAATCAAATATTTATGATATAAAAAGAAGAGCATCCGCAATTCCGCAGGATATAACAAACTTACTTAATTCTCCTTTTTCACCAAAGTCTGCCTCTAATTTCTGACAAAACTTATATTTACATGCCTTATGAGTTATGACCACTGCCTAGAGAAAAATCACGAATcaccaaaaaataattaaaaaatacaagGCCTTCAAGCAATACAAAATCCTGAATCCAAATGAAGATCATGCTTATACTTAAATCTAAACCTAATGAAATAGAGAAGTTTCAAACAAAATCCACCATCAGAATCCCCGATGACCCGTTGGATGCCATTGATGAATTGATATTGCAGTAATGATGATCTGTTTCATTGCCTACAATAATTTCAATCCTCAGCTTCCAAAGGGCCTTGATGAATTTTGCTTCATAAATGCAAATGATCAGTATATACATACGGATAATATAGGCCTTGATGTgctgcaataataataataataataaggaaaaTCATAGCCTTCTCAAATTAAACCTTGTGCCTCAAAGTCTCTTGCCACTGAAAAAACAAACACAAAAGAAAGCAAATGTTAAGCTAAGGTAAACAAAATATATGGAACAAAAGGTATTCATTCTAATGTGCAATGCAACAAGCATGAAGCATCCAAGCTAGTATAAGCTTGACATGCAAATTCAGTTAATTATATGTTTGGGAAAGCTAGGGatgcaaaaaataagaaaataattcATTCATAGTTGCCAATCATTCCTGATACGCATGATAGGTTGGAAAACAGAACAGAACAACAAATGAGTTGGAAAGCATGTTGATGAAAATGGTCAAATGGATCAATTAggcatgcagaattcaagattaaacatgaagaaagaaaagagatatTCAAAGAAGAAATTGAAGATACATATATACCTTGTGAATAAGGAAGAACAAGGACAACTTGCATGGTGACATTGTTTGGAGGAAGCTGCAAGCGAAGAGGATATAGTTTTCCATTCAATGGACTCCTATTACACACAATGATACCCTCTAGACCTGTCTCTTCCTCAAACTTACGAGTTAGTTCTTCAACTCCATTACCCTTGAAATTCAAGGAATACCCTGCACCTTCATCAGTTACTTCTCCATTGTCTTCAGCAACATGGTAGTATATGGTTCTACCTTCCACCTTGGGTGACGACCCGCCACTCATATTACTCCACTGATCAAAAACCAAACATGAATGTTAGCAAAAACCGgaagcaataaaatcaaacaaattctTATAACTAGCTAGCTAGGTACCATTTACATCAAAATGCATAATTTTCGTGAATGTTCTTCATCTTGATGTAATAATAATTTATGCGTGGAGACATCTATATATAATTTAGAATATAGTGTTTCGATCCCACTAGAAACTAACTAGGAATGAGCTAATTTGGAGCCAAttagttgaaaaataaatttattataaaaaaaaccctccattactttaatttttttaatttcaaaattaaaaataaaagagaattgATTGATTTAGTTATATCCCTATTTGATTTCCtaaattttttcataattttattatcTAATCAGAAATAATCATGCTaagtatatattaaaaataagttatttttatagaatacatattaaaaaataaattgaataaaatatatttataataaatataCAATAACTAATNNNNNNNNNNNTTACAGAATAAAAAATGACTAACCATTAGACACAAAATTAAGCTTACAAATAACATTTTCCTTATAAAAATCTTATATAACTCATACACAAAGCAAAGACTTCTCTCATGATTTAATAACTTTtcacaaaaatgaaataaaatttaaCCAATTCCAACAAAAAAAGATTTTGCAAGTTGAAACTTAAAACTCATACCTGCCTCAAGAAGCTTCCAGACTTGGCGTGCTTACGAGATGACGGGGCGTTGCTCATTCCAAGCCTCTCATCAagattctcctcctcctcctccgctCTCGGCAACGGCGGAGCAGAAGGCTGCTTGAGATTCTCCACCACCGCCGCCATCTCTTCATTCTTATGAGTGGTCGGAGACTGACGAACATGAATCTCCACCACATCAACATCCCAAAGCACCCAATCCTGCGTGGCCGTCCTATGCGGAATATCATGAGTCACGGAGTTCCTCCACGGAGGAACACCACCATTTGCCCTCAAAAAGTTCCCATAGCGCGTCTTCAGCTTCACGCGCCCACCGTCCTTAACCGGTTCCCATTCAACTGAAGAGTCCAATCTGGAAGGTAGCGTCTGGAGAACCTTCCTCCCCGTCATGCCAAGGAGGAACGGGTTTGTTGAGGCGGTTAGGTACTTTCCGTAACAGCTTTTGAGGCGGATTATGTTGTCGTAACTGTCCACGTACTCTACGTGCCACCTGGCACTCTTGGAGGCACCGTTGCGGTCCTGCGTAACGGTTTCCTCGTCGTCCTCCGCTATGAGGTACTTGTCATGGTGGCTGCGGAGGCGCACCGCCTTTGCGTGCCGGAAGAAATCCATGCCGTTTCGGAATTTGTTGTTTGAGGTCGTTTTCTGCATGTTTGTGTTGCCGCACTTAATACTTAATATATATTGTTgttgaaattaaaggaaaataagtAAGTAGTAGTGAgtttgttcttgttttcttttgctGTGAATGAAGTGAAAGGTCTTTTTTGTGGTTTTGGAGGTGAGGAAAGAATGATGAGTTGCTTTAAAATGGCAACTGGTGTGAGTATTTATGGGTTGCAAAACACGATGATGTGGCACTAATAATAAGAGGATGAATTTATTGATTTTGactatttagttatttttatttaaaaatttctaataatAATGAAATATTTGTTATTGTAGATTTAACATACATTAATTAATCTGTCAAAGAttcattaaaataatttttagtgtaaatataattttaaaatagtaatgaatatttttttataatttttattttaacaaaattattttattttatgcttaatttatttcaacaaaataaaatataataaaataccGATTAAAACTGTAATTCAATGAAGATGTGAaccattttattaattttttattttaacaaaagTGACTAGTTCATGGCTCATGCTTTgtgaaattattaattttttaaataatgttaAAGTGAATATTTAAGCTATTTATTTGTGTTTAATAATTCTTACTAGGCAGTCAAACTATTCAAACAATGAAATATTtattaaacaacaaaaaatatttatttattggaTTTAATtgctaaaattataaaatataattaaatattacGTTGAGATTAAAAATATGGATATAAATTTTATGAATAACTTTGGTATAAATGTTCTTTAACATGTGTTATCAGTTATCACATAAAAATTAACTACCAACTAATTTAAAAATCTAAGACAACATTTTAATTGAATAACTTAAGTAATCAAGATATAACATTTAAACTCTTACATTACTATCNNNNNNNNNNNNNNNNNNNNNNNNNNNNNNNNNNNNNNNNNNNNNNNNNNNNNNNNNNNNNNNNNNNNATTCCAGTAGTGGTGTGTGCACCGTAAATTTTTATTCATGGTAAAAGTATATGTGCTAGTTGAATGACAAGGTTTGAGGATGTTTATGGGTGCACATGTGGTAAAATAAGAAGCAGTCATAGGTGGCAACTGAAAGACACGGTTGGGTCATTAGTCATTACACGTGCAAATCGGGTATTTCCATCTTCCTTCACTCATTCAATTCAAGTTCCGTGTGGTGCGACGCAATATTATCATCACAATGCTTGGTACAGTATACCGTTTCATTCTTATTccgaattctagagagaaaggtgtgctactttttcttttcccttaaaTGTTGGTTTAAttcatattaaataaaataatataaagatAAGTATAATGGAAATAAAGCTAGGACTTAGGACAAGGTGGTTCATTCATTTGTGGCGGTAGGCATTGGAGACACTCTTGATCAGGAGAGTTAGGAAAAATGACTTTCTCAGCCTaaacatttataattttatatggaGTTGCTTTGGATCTAGTTAAAAACTTCTTtcaggatttaaatatgattatgAAAGGATAGCTNNNNNNNNNNNNNNNNNNNNNNNNNNNNNNNNNNNNNNNNNNNNNNNNNNNTAATGCGAAATTTCTAATAcagtaaaattaattttattttattttggaataAGATTGAGTTCAATTGAGTTTTTATTGGGtgaaactaaatttaaaaaagagtaaagtatcgtttttgtcccaacgtttagggtaagttttaaagttgtctctaacgtttcaattgtcctatttaagtccctaatgttcaatgttatcctgttattagggatccgttaacagaattgatggcgggacaaaattgaaacgattttaaaatattaggacttaaataagacgattAAAATGTTAGagacaactttaaaacttacACCAAACTGTtaaagacaaaaacgatactttactctttcaaAAACTTTATCTAATTCCAACATAACCCATACTGCCAATCTGCCATATAGACGATAGGTTACATATTTTAACAGAAACCAATTCAGTGGAGCCCAAACCAActcatatttatttattattatttaattaggcCCCATGACCCCCAAAAAAGTGTAAGATAGGATTGGTGAGTCAGCCCAATTCAATAAACAGTCAATATTGGATATCCTATACTATGTCTATGATGGTATCTAGTATCCAATGAACCAAAACAAATTAAAGTGCTGTTTTTGTCGCTGTCTGGCTTATTTGATAATCCCAAAGAAAGAAACTTAGAAGGAGGGAGAATCAAAATGGCATGCCAGTGGCAACTTATGGTATGGCTTATGGTTGCTTCTAGGGTCTAGCCGCAACTAAAAAATTAAGGAAAAGGGATAAAGAAAGAGACTTATGACTAATGAAAGACCAACACAAGAACGGATCGGAAGGAAGACAAAGAAACAACAATAATACTTGAGGCAGAAGCTATGGACATTTTTCTCATTAATTAATGCATTGGAAACCATATGAGACTAACATTTGCATGACATGTCCTCTGATTAACACAAATGGACaatcttgcaccaaatttttCTTTCTAGATAGAACATATAATTTCTGATATTTTGTTTATCCAtttcacattttattttattttaatataaattttactaGGTAGATAATGACGTTtgtaaataatatgaacaatagACTCTAAAATTGACTCAATAAAGTAAAAAGACACTTCACCTTCATATTACCTCATAAACCTTAACATTAGGATAATCATTTGCATACTtagtaaattaaatatttaacCATTATTAACTGTACATaagtaattcaaataaaaaaacataaccatctaattaaaaataataaatataatcatCTGCATACTTATTAAATTAAACATCCAATATATTTATTGTccacattatttaatattctcattctctacctatacttttccttctaATACATATGGGATAGATAGTACTGATCAACACTTTGTACACTCAGAAAGCCAACCCTTATCCCATCTCTGTTCTTTCTCATTGATTCCATTTCTTGGCATGTATTCCCAATGTTATGCATAAATTATAAAAACATTTAATTTAAATACACATCTTATCCTTTCTAGTTGGTCCAAAAATAATATTTACgatcaaattttataaataatatgattaaattagatttatatttataattaaaatataaataaaaattacaaaaatataataattgtTAATTATGTTGTTgtgaaaattttaattattttcttataAAAAGTTTCATTATTTTAATGGTTaaatattttattgaaaaatgTGTAGAAaacaacacaaaaatattttataatagaaacacaaaaaataaaatcagAAACCATAGCAAACAAGTCGTAATCATAAGTCAAAACCCGTTTTGACGCGTGAATACGCTCTAAATCCTTATATGAATTCACAAGAAAACGCCTCTTTAAAAGTTTCGGCTATAGCTGTATACAGAAATCAGAATTGGTCAAGGTCCTAGCGTCCTCACTTATAATATTTTCCATCTAACAAAATTGACATGTTGACGTAGACCTATAATAACTTAACAAGTGTATATACGCGTAGTACATAGTATTTATACTCTCCTAAGTATTCCATACTAATCAAACTGTTCTTTCCTTTAATTTAATCCGTTTTATAAGAAATTCAAATGCCTTAGCTTATAGAAAAGATCGAAGAAATGGGCTGCAATACCATAAGCGTGTTTAATTTTTTGCGTTTGCTACTTCAAAATCATAATCTAGTTTCCCAAACAAAAGTATACTTCCTTTTAATCCTTCTTATTAAGATCAAATATCAAATTAAAGTTGGTGCTGCCGAAAATAAAAgcgtaataatatataattatatagtaTGTAGAATTAACAATAAGCTTAAAggaaaatattattattagagaTAAAATTAAACGACCCCCTACTTTCGTGTTGCCATCTTAATGGTAGTGCGTCTGTTAGTTTATTAAAGAGTGTGAAAACATTTCGCGTGTGTATGTGTGAATTGTCTTGTGAGGTGACACATTTTTCATAGTGGAGTAAGGTTGGTGAAGACATGAAGCAACATATATAATAACTGTTTCATAATAATCCAACCATATCGCAATCAATTAAAATGAAAGATGTGGTTCTTCGGGAGAAAAAAAAGAACCGGTATCTAAGCAGTGTTAGTTTACACAGTTGTATTGTTAGAGAATGTTTAGAGGCGATCTTACCTAATAGTAAAAAGAGAAAGTTAACTTATGGTAGATGGATTATACTGTTTCTTACAAGTTGGGCCAAATTTTAAAGAAAAGCATTATCTATGATCATCATTCACGGATGTGAaacattcacatttttagatGGAAGAGTTATTCCTATGCTGACATAACATCTACAAGGATTTTCACATATGAATTTATCCGTAAACCTTGTTACTCTGAAAtatatttagaaaattttatagttaattttcttttttttttttatctgttAAAAATGTTGGTCTATAGAGTTGTCCTTGTCAAAAATCATCAATAATTAATACGTGCCGTAAGAAAATAATGCATGTACCCAATGAAATcatccttttagaattttcaaatcATTTAAGGACTTCAAAAGCCCATAATTTCCAAACAATCTCACAAATTATAAAAAACTTCCATGAAAGGAAAACCAAATAAAGgggaaataaaatcaaaattcaatcAATGAAGAATGGAAAAATCAAACAGCAATTAAATCAACACGTAAAAAAGGTACACGTACGCACCTGACCCAACTTGGAGGCCTGCCTCACTGGCGGAGACTTGAGGGAGAAAACGGACATCGGCGATGACGGGTCTGAAGGGGCGGAAAACTCATCGGAGAAAGCCAAAGAAGCATACTCATCCACCTcatcatcttcctcttcttccggCAATTCCACGGCCTCAACATCCCATAGGACCCAACCCTGTGTACGTAACAGATAAATTATTAAGGGAAGATCAAAATTGATAAGAACTACTCGAATTGAACTACAAGTGCCGAAACAGATCCAATTAGGCAccataattataataatatatgtaaattaaaaatattatttatacactaaaattaccTATCAAaagcaatttttatttattttaatgtacATCTAATATGGttctatatataaatacatcGTACTGATTTGAGTTTTGAGTGCAAATGTCGTGAAGTAATAAGATAACAGATTCTGTTTCAACTTACACTTGAAATTCCTGCAACAGGGTCGTCGTGAGTGACGGTGTTCCTCCACGGAAGAGTCGCACCGTTCCCTCTGAGAAACTTCCCGCACCAGCTCCGGAGCCTGACCTGGAAACCGTCTCGAACCGGTTCCCACTCGAACTTCCAACTGAGGCTGTTGTCAAACTCTGCCTGGACCACCCTGTTTCCGGTCATCCCAAGGAGGAAAGGGGTTTCCGTAGCGGCAAGATACCTCCCGTGGCAGCTCCTCAGCCGGACGCGGTGGCTGCCTCCGCCGCCGTTGATGTCGTCATCATTCACGACTTCAACGATCCATTTGGCCCTTCTTGTGTCGCCTTTTCGGCTCTGGTGGACCTTCTCGAGGTCCCGGTCCGCCACGAGGTACTTGTCGAGGTGGCTGCGGAGCTTAACGGCTTTTGCCTTGGTGAAAAACTCCATTAACGGAAAAACAGTTAGGTGAAGCTGGAAACTGAGCTATATGGCTATGCGGGAAGTGCGtgactttcaattttttctgtgCCTGTATAACTCCATATATATTATACTCTCCGTGCCATTATTGTTTGATGATGATGTGCTTATTTTAAGCTGACTAACGTCAATACTAATTAAGAGATattaaataagagaaatcctaaaaaaaaatttttatgtctgattttatataatttaataatatgatttttttgaattta carries:
- the LOC107643423 gene encoding uncharacterized protein LOC107643423, with the translated sequence MEFFTKAKAVKLRSHLDKYLVADRDLEKVHQSRKGDTRRAKWIVEVVNDDDINGGGGSHRVRLRSCHGRYLAATETPFLLGMTGNRVVQAEFDNSLSWKFEWEPVRDGFQVRLRSWCGKFLRGNGATLPWRNTVTHDDPVAGISSGWVLWDVEAVELPEEEEDDEVDEYASLAFSDEFSAPSDPSSPMSVFSLKSPPVRQASKLGQKTTSNNKFRNGMDFFRHAKAVRLRSHHDKYLIAEDDEETVTQDRNGASKSARWHVEYVDSYDNIIRLKSCYGKYLTASTNPFLLGMTGRKVLQTLPSRLDSSVEWEPVKDGGRVKLKTRYGNFLRANGGVPPWRNSVTHDIPHRTATQDWVLWDVDVVEIHVRQSPTTHKNEEMAAVVENLKQPSAPPLPRAEEEEENLDERLGMSNAPSSRKHAKSGSFLRQWSNMSGGSSPKVEGRTIYYHVAEDNGEVTDEGAGYSLNFKGNGVEELTRKFEEETGLEGIIVCNRSPLNGKLYPLRLQLPPNNVTMQVVLVLPYSQVARDFEAQGLI